The Arachis ipaensis cultivar K30076 chromosome B03, Araip1.1, whole genome shotgun sequence region ATCCCCAAGATAAATCCAAGTTTGGAAAAGTTAACAAAAGTGAAACCAATATTAATTAGTTCCTTTGATTAAGGAGATATGCAGCAAGTAATTAAACCCCACCCCCACCCTATCTAACTAATCACAATACATTAGCAAAGCATAGACTAATTAAAGTACATGTCATTGCAATATATACACATACATTACATAACAACAGTAATTAATGAAAATAACCAACTTACTCAACTTTATGAAGAACACAGTAGACTTGCACCAAATTGGGATATATATCTCCTCTTATGTTGATGAGAGAAGAGGATCCGAGGTTCCTCTCAGCGCAATAGAAGCAAATCTTCATTCAACCTTGACACATTAAAACTAAcaaagctgaagaagaagaagaagatgatgatgtaaTATTTTGCAGCTGACATGATCGCTCCGATCCCAAACTCCTCTCATCTCTAATTACCCCTTCCCATTTAATTACTAATTATTAGTACTATCTAATACCCTTCTTTTTTTCGGTTCCAATGTAGTAAGCAAAAcccaaaagagaaattaaaaagaaaaaaagaaagagctTAAACAAAGAGAAAGAGATTTGAAAAGGATGGTTCATGGGAGGTTTTCCGTTTTTCTAGATGAGTGAAGTGACAGAAGGACCAATATTGGGTTGATCATTCCAAGAAGAAGCAGCCATGGGTGATGATGATGTGCTCCAATAAAGCGAAGAAGAGGGATCAGAATAGCCCATCGTATGTTCCATCATCTGATTCTGCCACTCcaacctctctctccctctctcttctccCAATAATTCACCTTTCACTTCTTTCAAAGAAGAACAACCCATGACTCCTCCTCTTTCTCCCTCAACCTCAGGAGTAGCTAGCCCTTGGAATCCACCACCATTCATGAATTTATGCTGCAGTAGAGTGGAACTCAGCAAGGTAGTAGAAGCTGATGAAGAACACGAACCGAAGATGGAATTGTAAGCCGAAAGAAAGGAGTTACTCTCATTTGAACCAAATCCAGTAGCTTCAATATTGGACATGATCCCTGATGAAAAACCTAACCCACTTAGGTGAGGCTGAACATCATTATCATACCCAGAACTCACTCTGaacccagggaaagaaggtagGTTCAACAAATCACAGTTGCTATTATTATTACTACTACTTGGTACCCCATAAAACAAAGGGTTGATATTAGAAGTTGGAGGAtgagtggaagaagaagaaggagaaggagtggCATCGATGGAAGAAGATGATTGGCGCTTGAGACGCTTGGTGTTCTTTCTGCAGCCACCGCCGACGGGGACGTTGCGGAGGGTTCCACCTCTTGTCCAGTATCGCTTGCAGGCTTTGCAGAAGTGTCTGGGCTGCGATAAGCTGTAGTTGTTGTAGTAGCAGAATTTGGTGTTGGATGAATCGCAGCGAGGGCACTTGAGAgcttgttgctgctgctgctgctgctgctgaacATGTTCTTGaccttgtttttccataaccctagcagatgatgatgatggagctTCAGCTTTGGTCTTGTGATCTTGATCATCTATCATTTGAGTCTACATGAGAGAAATTAATTAAACAATAATGAAGAAAGAAGGTGGGTAAAAATAACAAGACAGTGGGCTATATTCTCTTCcaaaaggaaaacaacaaaatTGGGGTGGTCATGTATTTGTCAAATAATtgagtgagtgagagagagagagaaattaaAGACCTGTGTCCATTCGTTAGTCGTTGATGGAGCCATGATATTAACCAACATTTTGGAATCTGAATCGTTACTTCAAACAAATATGGGGACTAGCTTGCTGGATTTCAATATGCCTATGCTTATACACCATAACAGAAATGGATGGTCGCCTCATCTATCTCACCATCATCATCACATGTATCTATGTACATAATTCATTACTATTATTTAATCaccgaataataataataatttattatctCTCTCTAGTCTCTACCCTCAATTGTGCCTAGTTTCACGTGCTGATGAGTTTGGTCTAAGATAAACCTTCTATCATTAATTTAATGCAATGGAATATTGGAAAATAAAGGACATTCGAAATCCAACTACAGGACATACAGGTAAAAGCACAAATATCAGGATGAATCTCGAGTGCCTCAACccctactctctctctctctatatatatatatataatttatatttaataacaAGTACTTTTATAATTATGTATGTGTATAGTCGGTATAGACTATAGAGAATAGCTAATAATCCAGCCCATCACTACATAACATTCTTTTGTGCAcagagagagagaatcagataACTACAAATATATGTAGAGGGAATCCCTAAGGGCTCAATGCCCAAAGCATTATTAATTAGAGAAAATCCCACTTACAATTtgcttaaataattaattaattagtatagcATATAGTAACAAATTTAAGTTTAATGTCACAAATTTCTCCTTGTAATATCAAATCTTATCCTGAAGAAAAGTAAGCAAGAGACATATTGATGGTATTGTATGAACTATTTATAGTTACAGATAAGGCAGAGAATAGCTAGAGTTAGAGTACTACACAAGCATATATAAGATGCTTTCTGTTTTCTGCCgggatttatatatataaaaggagAGATCTAGACCTGCATATATATGTGTATTTGCATTAGGGACTAAACAAAAAAGTTGCAAAGAATTGAAAGGGACAAAAAGCCACTACACTATGGTAGATATTTATGTCACAACACTCGAACATAAATAGACCACGCTTTGCAGTTAAGAGCCTCTAGCTATatacctatatatatatactcttgcATTGTTGTTCTTTATTCTCTCTTGATCTTGCCCCCTTTTTTATTCTATCTTAATTTGCTTTTGAAATGGTTGAGATTTGTTGACAGTAAACCGTTAATGGAATGTGAGATTTGTCAGAAAGTAGTGATCAAGGG contains the following coding sequences:
- the LOC107631218 gene encoding dof zinc finger protein DOF1.4, with translation MLVNIMAPSTTNEWTQTQMIDDQDHKTKAEAPSSSSARVMEKQGQEHVQQQQQQQQQALKCPRCDSSNTKFCYYNNYSLSQPRHFCKACKRYWTRGGTLRNVPVGGGCRKNTKRLKRQSSSSIDATPSPSSSSTHPPTSNINPLFYGVPSSSNNNSNCDLLNLPSFPGFRVSSGYDNDVQPHLSGLGFSSGIMSNIEATGFGSNESNSFLSAYNSIFGSCSSSASTTLLSSTLLQHKFMNGGGFQGLATPEVEGERGGVMGCSSLKEVKGELLGEERGRERLEWQNQMMEHTMGYSDPSSSLYWSTSSSPMAASSWNDQPNIGPSVTSLI